Sequence from the Streptomyces mobaraensis NBRC 13819 = DSM 40847 genome:
CACCCGGGCGGCCCTCGACGCGCTGCGCCGGATCCCCGAGGAGGACGTCGACCACGACGCCGCGCTCGCCGTCTGGGAGGACGCGCTGGGCGCCCCCGGCCCGGACGGCCCGCCGGTGTGGCTGCACGCCGATCTGATGCCGGGCAACCTCCTGGTGGCCGGAGGCCGGCTCGCGGCCGTCATCGACTTCGGGTGCGCGGGCACGGGTGACCCGGCCTGCGACCTGTTCCCGGCGTGGAACCTGCTCCCGTCCGGCGCCCGCGAGGTCTTCCGCGACGCGCTCGGCGTGGACGACGCGGCCTGGCGCCGCGGCCGGGGCCGGACCCTCTCCCAGGCGCTGATCTCCCTGCCCTTCCACCGGGCGGCCAATCCGTCGATGGCACGGAACGCCCGGCACGTGCTCCGCGCGGTCTTGACGGAGGACCGGGTCGACGGCCGTCAAGTCGTCTGACTTCCGCCGGAGTTGGCGGCGAGGATCCCGTATTCCCCCGCGCCCGCCGACACGCCCGACACGCCCGGCCCCCCGCCGGCGCCCCGGGAACCCCCGAAGGCCCGGTATTCAGCCCCTTTCCGGCGTGTCCCTCCCCCGCTCGGACCAGCTCCGTCACCGAATGGAGCAATACGGCTACCCTCCGGATGCCGCCGGGAGGGTGCCGGGTGAACCTCGGATCAAGGAGGTACACCCAATGAAGTCAATCCGTACCGCTCTCTGCGGCACTCTGACGGCAGTCGCCGTCTGCGCGGCACCCGCCGCCGCCTACGCCCTCGAAGCCCCCTCGGCCCCCTCGGCCGGTCAGGTCGTCAAGCACGGCGACCACGACCGCGACCACGGTGACCGCGACCATGGGGACCGCGACCACGGTCGTGACAACGACCGTGGCCGGGACAACGACCGTGACCACGGCGGTTGGAACGAGGACCACGGCCGTGACCACGACGGCCGGGACGACGACCACGGTCGCGACCACGAAGGCCGGGACGACGACCACGGCCGGGACGACCACGGCCGGGACGACGACCACGGTCGCGAGGACCACGGCCGCGAGGACCACGGCCGCGACCACGAGGGCCGTGACCACGAGGGCCGGGGCCACCACGAGGACCACGGCCGTGACCACGGCCGCCACCACGGCGACCACAACCGCAAGGACCACGGCCGCCCGCACGGCTGGTCGCACGCGGGCGGCGGCGCCACCGCGCCGGTGGCCGCCGCGGAGTCCTCGTCCGTCGACACCCCCGTGCTCATCCTCGCGGGTGCCACGGCCGGTATCGCGGGTGGTCTGATCTGGTCCCGTCGCCGGGCCGCCAACACGGTCAAGCGGTGACAGGAAGCGGACCGGAATCATGTCAGAAAAGCGCACAGGTGGTTTCGGCCGCCTGCTGACAGGGGCGGCCTGGGTAGCACTTCTGCTGGCCCTCTGGCTATGGGGCCATGACATCGCCGAGGAGCCGATATCCACGGCTCCGGTCACCGGTGACGTCAAGCCCTCGGGCCGCCCTCCCGCGCATGGCCTGCTCCCGGCGCACTCACCGCTGCCGGTAGCGGCCCCGCAGACCCTGGCCATCAGGGCCATGGGTCTGCGGGCCCCCATCGAAGGGCACGGCCTCGACCCCC
This genomic interval carries:
- a CDS encoding aminoglycoside phosphotransferase family protein, yielding MNIDHDLVRRLVAGRFPRWADLPVERLPSGGTVNAVFRLGDDLLVRLPLAEGGVADILREREWLPLLAPRLPVAVPEVLGAGEPAEGYPWPWSVYRWLPGHVPEEGALDDPVRLAADLAAFVAAMRDVDPPGTPPRAYRGGPLATLDAATRAALDALRRIPEEDVDHDAALAVWEDALGAPGPDGPPVWLHADLMPGNLLVAGGRLAAVIDFGCAGTGDPACDLFPAWNLLPSGAREVFRDALGVDDAAWRRGRGRTLSQALISLPFHRAANPSMARNARHVLRAVLTEDRVDGRQVV